The DNA region CACGAGATTCGAACCGCCGGCGTGGTACCCGAGTGCGACCTGCTGGCGATGCCCGGCGGCGAGTCGACGACCATCTCGCGGCTGGTCCACCGCGAGGGAATCGCCGAGGAAATCGTCGACCACGTCGATGCCGGGAAGCCGTTGCTCGCGACCTGTGCGGGCCTGATCGTCGCCGCGGCCGACGCCCAGGACGACCGTGTCGAGACGCTGAATCTCCTCGACGTCCACGTCGAGCGCAACGCCTTCGGCCGACAGAAAGACAGCTTCGAGGCTCCGCTCGAGGTCGCCGGGCTCGAGGAACCGTTTCCCGGCGTCTTCATCCGCGCGCCGGTGATCGACCGGGTCGGCGACGCGACGGTCCTCGCCGAGTGGGAGGGGCGCCCGGTCGCGGTTCAGCAGGGATCGGTCGTCGGCACGTCGTTTCACCCGGAGTTGACGCAGGACAACCGAATCCACGAACTGGCGTTTTTCGAGTGAGCCGAGACAACGCGTGCGCGTTCGAACCCGAACGAGCAGTGTGTCTGCTGTCGAACGGCCGCTCGCGTGTTCAGACCGCTACCGCGTCGGCGACGAGACGGTCCGCTCGAGGTAGCTGTCTCCGTCGGGGAAGAGTCATACGAAC from Natronosalvus rutilus includes:
- the pdxT gene encoding pyridoxal 5'-phosphate synthase glutaminase subunit PdxT; its protein translation is MSLIAGVVGVQGNVSEHATAIERACEARGEGVIVHEIRTAGVVPECDLLAMPGGESTTISRLVHREGIAEEIVDHVDAGKPLLATCAGLIVAAADAQDDRVETLNLLDVHVERNAFGRQKDSFEAPLEVAGLEEPFPGVFIRAPVIDRVGDATVLAEWEGRPVAVQQGSVVGTSFHPELTQDNRIHELAFFE